GTCACCAGCCAGCCCTTTGTAGtttatttcatacattttcaaaGAATTATCTTTTTGTTGCATCCATGCCAGATCATCATTTAGCTGTTAAGCTCTCTTCAGTGTCGAGGGATAGTCAGGCCACAATCCTTTAAAAACCTCCTCAGCTTGTGGGAAGTCATCAAATTCCCAAGGAGGTATAATTGCAGGCTTTGCTCGACTACAGAACCTGAGGTTCTCTCTCAGTCGGTCAGTGTCAAAGTTCAGcacctgaaacagaaaaagaaatgatttGATGAAGAGTTCAGAGTTCAAAATTCAATGAGGTCGCAGGACTAGATTGTCAGCAGCCATGCTAAGTGCTAACTCAGATGAACATTATTGTCAGATGACTGTATAATAAAGAACTTAGAAACCACAATCCTACAGCAGAATTCAGGACTATGAAGCAGATTTCTGTCCCTATACTGAGGTGAATGAATCTCCTGCAGAAACACTTATTCTACGTCATTTCAACAAAGATAAAAAGCCTCGGCTAATGATGCATTCTTGTCATGTCAGAGTTTTTGTAATTACCAGTTTACAACTTGTAAGATATCGTTTTGGTCAACTTCCAAGTGACTGGAAAACTCAACATGAACAAAACAGGAAGCATGCGTCACTGTGTGGCAAGAAGGTTCAGACAGGATGGTCTCTGACTTCTTTTTCAGCAGGAATAAGATACTGAAGTTCAGACGTACTTTTCACCAAACAGCAACACTTTAAAGACATGGTTCATGAGAGAAAGGGTGCTGAAATTAAAGCAGACTGGCTGGTGAAATCTATCTGAGTGAGTGTCAATATTCCTTCATTCCTTCAATAAAGGAATAGTGAATTCATCTCTGACATCCTGCATGATCAATTTAACTAACCAACTGGTAATACTGGGGTTCCCCTGGCTCTGGAAGcactgtttggttttgttgtatTTAGTTTGTCTCTATGCTAATTTCCCCTTTAGATATGTAAACTAAACCATACTatgacaatacacacacagaaacatgaacagTATGTTATGAGAATGCCTTTGCATACGATGTCCCTATAAACCATACTACACTCAGGtgactctacacacacacacacacacacacacacacacacacacacacacacacacacacacacacacacacacacacacacacacagcaccaatgaaacatgttgacattttacagCGCAACAGATTTCATGTACTTTTCCAACCCTGTTGTGTGGAGTAAGCACCAACCTTCTCTGGGTCTAGTTGTTATCAGTCGTCATCTGTAgcagagacagcacagaggaaaggGACAATAAATCAACAGACACTGGAAATGTACCATCAGAAAAGATATTTGATGTTAGAACCATCTTACTGGAAAGTCTCCTTTGAGCCTCAACAGATAATTCTATAAGACTAGACTTTTGACAGTAGATGGAAACATGTCTAATGACAGGCTTAATTTCTTTAATGGCATCCTGTGGCAAATTATATGTGACAATAATGACAACACCGCATTGTGTTTCATAGTCAGTTTGAATGGATGAGCTGAAGTCACAAAACCAGTGTTATCTTTATGCAAAGGCCATGATAACAACGGGACCTGCCAACAAGGAGGTGATTATTGTTTGGTAGAGATTGTATTTATGCAGCAGATGTTTGGTGCACCTGAGGTGAACAGGACCAACTCCCAAAGTAgttggtgggggggggggggggtgacactGAGACAAAACACTCAAAAGATTAGTATCACAATGTAGAAATACTTCATGTACTATAATACTTCAGGATTTTGAGGtagttttgttttaatattcCTGTTTCACATTATTGCGGCGTGTTGTGAATGATATCTATGAACAtactgaaactttttttttgaaaatgcctgacatgaaagcagctttttaaGATTAACATTATCTCAGAGTATATATCATATTcattaaacaacatttttgtgctttgcatattttcattttttctacTCTAAGTACATTTCCTGCCTATCCTTACATGCAGTTACTGATATAACATTTCAATACAGGACTTTTTCTTGGAGTACATTTCCTGTGTGGTATTAGcactttcactgaagtaaatCTGTAGAAGAAGTAGATCTGAAtatttcactgaagtaaaagatctgaatattTCCTCGACCACTGCCTGCTAACCTGTTAACAGGGTCACTTCTTATTCATTGCGCAGAGTGAATGTAATATTCCAGTGaggaccagcaggtggcagcaacATTATCAGACTGATTTCAGACTCTGGAGGAAATCAACACTTCAGACAAATTCAGTTTGGAACATTATTGATGGTTTGTCCTGAAACCATCGCCGATTTGTCTTCAGTCattcacacaaactgtgtgaCAACTTAGGTGGAAAGTACAGTTTGATGGTTTGTTTACTTGTACTATGTTTACAGTTTATGCTACCTTCTACTTCTgctccactgcatttatctaACAGCTGCGGCGACCTTGCATACAAAGATTGAAACCTTTACTTCTCTGATGTGATCAAGCGCATTTCTGTCATGATTTCCCCTTGCAGCTGCTTTCCCTGTGGGTTTGATAACTGTTTGAGCTTTGATATCAGTGCTGTGGATCAATATTGTCTTTTGATGTTATGCACATCAGTGTCAATAATATGTGAACAGATGAGATGTTTCTGTTGaggtttttttcagtttcatgacAAATTCATCCACATTAGTACATTCACCAATATTCATGCTCAGCTGAAGagtcaaaaaaaaatctttatctTGTTAAATTTGTGTAATTTCCACCTCACAATCGCCAGAAGTAATTATGGTGCTCATGTGGGAATTCGATTCAAAGTTTGTCCATGACATGTTTTGGTTCAGTTATTTTattctttcaaattaaaagcctttCAGATTTTGGGAGAAACAGACaaagtgaagaaaagaaagaaatatttgatGTGAAGAACGAGTCCTTTGTGTTTCTGCGACGTCTCCACACAGACAgcgtcagtgtgtgagtgtgtgttacgGGGACAAAGGCCTTTTGTCCGCAGTGTTTCCTTCTACGCTGCGCTCATCCTCGTCTGTTCAAGCTTTTAAGGTTTTTCTTTACTTTAGACaggacacagaaacactcaagTCCCCCTAAACTTTAATAGACTAAAGTGAAGCCTCAACGTTGCTGCAAATTaggaacatttcatttttaggCCAAAATGTCCAGCTTCCACTGATCAGGCTCTCAAAGTTAAAGCTGTATtgcacattttccttttcagaataagcacatTAAAATGTATGCATTATATCAAGATGAATGAATTATATACATGTAGAAATTCACCTGTGATGTGGTTTTTAGTGTCTGACACACCCTCAAAGATTAGATCAACCCAGGTTCTTTTGGCCTCCTCTTGTTTAAATCTAGTCAAATTGTAGTCAAATACATTTTATCTATGCTAAATTAGCTGTTTGCAGTGGATGTACAACCAGCTATCACTGGattactttgatactgaagaaaacttaaaaacgtAATGATTCTCAGGTTTTGAAGTGCGAAGTGTcctttttctgtggtttttaattggatttttaaTCTGAATTATATCTGCACATACATCAGATATAATGATATCCTCAGGAagttaaaatcttaaaatgtgtgtttcatgtctgtgtcaTGACTGGGTTATGACTCTGAGAATTAAGGACATTTTTGAcacaaactgcagagatcaGTCTCTATGTGCcccatgagctgtgtgtcactgcaaaACTCCATTAAATAACTTCCTGTTTTTACAACACCTGCACGCACCTGTCCCTTTCTCCTTGCACAGCATCTGAGACTCAAACTTCGACttgagtttctgtttcagtccGCTGCTTTATTCCATATTTAAGCCTGACTGTGCAGCTGAATACCTGAACAACCAGATTATTTAATTAGCAGACGACGACGCCGTGTTTCACCACCGTCCATCATTCCTACATTAGAGAGCTGAGGACACATTTCAGTATCGTTGTTTTTTAGTTTGAATTTAAATCAACTTGTTGAAAAAATGCTATTGTAActtgaaacaagaaaaaaaagacagtttgcGAATTAGGATTTATTTTAGGAAACACAAATATTCTCACAGCAGAATTAACTactttgtaaaaacaaaataagactGAATATTCAGCGACTAAAATGCTCAACATCTGCGCTGAGTAAAGCATCATATTTTACAAACTGCCCATAGTGTATTCAATGAAGACTTCATCACtacgtcacacacacataataccACACAAGCAGTCACAGTAACACACTGTGTCCCCCCTCCCAGCTCCGTCACAGAGTCACACTGTGTTCATCGAACTGGacaatgaacacacagacacacacacacaaacacacacacacacacacacacacagagtcacaggaTGGCCGCCGTCTCGCCTCGCTGCTGTGGAACGCCTCAGACCTTCATCATCGTCCTCTTCGTCCTGTCAGGTGAGACATGAACTGCTGACATCACGACACAAACTGCTGACATCACAACACGACAATGCTGGAGGAAGTATTCAAATCCTTTGCTAGAGTAAAAGAACTAAtgccacactgtaaaaatactagAAGTCCTGCACTGACAatgttacttcagtaaaagtatgatcaggaaaatgtactgaaagtatcaaaagtactcactgcagaaaaatgcctactaatcatttcagctgtgcttGTATCCTGTAAACTTTGGGGTGGTTTAATTTAgaacaaaacatcatattttttaAACTCTTTGTGTGTTTCGTGCgtaaaaatcttaatttgtcaAGTAACGAGTAACTttagctgtcagataaatgcaatGGAGTAAAAAGGACAATACTTCCCTCTGAGGTGTGGTGGAGTAGACTGAGAAAGTAGCAAGTGGAGTGAAGTACAAGTATCagtgcagtactgcagtaactGTAGTTAGTTACTTGATACTGCACACTGTAAATTTTAATAccatatattgtttattttatatttttttgcacagaaaaaATTATTGTtcagccttttgttttttttctctctttttgtccttgttgagctGCATGTATCCTTGTATGTGCACTGATCTGATTCTGACTCTGAGATGACTGTTGTGTctcctgttgtgttttgatgtatGAAgatggaaactgtttgctttcaTGCTAAACACATAGCTCATGTAGTTACTGGCAGGGAGGAATaagaggggtgggggtgtaTAAGCCACAGTGGACCCACCAACCACACAACTACTCCCCTGGATGGATGTTAGCCCAAAGTACAGCAATGGAGGTGtttcaggtgtgtctgtgtgctgcaggtggacACTTCtcgtctgtttcctgttttaaagTGCCAGAGGGGGGCGTGGCCTCTCTGTCCTGTCAGTACTCTGTGAAGCGTTTCGGTCTGAGCCGGGTCTGCTGGGGCCGTGGCTGCGGGACCTTCTGGTGCAACAACATCCTGGTGCAGACGGACGAGAACGGCGTCATCTCCAAGGTCAGGTTAAGTCACAAAACACTTAGACAACAAGAGGACAAAGTGCAGCTCAGGGCCTCGTTCTTCGTGCCCGGTTTAACAAATCCTTGAAGGTGTCCTGTGTGATGTCTTTTACTAACATTAATATTCTGATTTACTATGGTTCTGTATGCTATAAATTATCTCAATAACTTAACATCAGTCCAGAATTTCAGATGAAAAACAGCCTCTTGGTTTAACTCCttactgaaatgaactgaaccaataaataaaatgattcTGCCTTCAAATCAAAGTGACGGTGATCTATCCCGACTCTGGTGTTGCAGGTGGCTGACAGGTACCGGCTGACGGGGGACGTcctggatggacagatggacctGGACATCCTGAAtgtgaggaggacagacagcggGCCGTATTGCTGCAGGGTGGACATCGACGGGATCTTCAACGACAAGAAGGTTATCATGAACCTGAGGGTGGTCAAAGGTGAGCAGCACTTTAGCATCACATGCACaattaaaagacattttcacaaTTATCCTTCAGGTCAAATTTGGAACATGTTGTCACTGTTGTTAATCTGACTTCATTTCCATCTGGTTTGTTCTTCTCAGGTTTGGTCACCAGAACTCCTCCAACAACAACCATGACAGCGACAGCCAGTCGACTCACTGAGCCGTGGACGTCCACAGGTGAGACGAAGATCCACCGGCTGGTTGATCAGACAGGTCACATGAGTCactgacacaaataaaaacctAAATGTGTGATAAAAGTCCTGGACCAAATTCAACTTCACCCGGGTGGTCCTGGCTAATAACTGGTATTATGAAGCGAGTTATCAACTGGTACTGTTAACTGGTTTATTGAAGttctgtgttgtctgtctcCGTGTAGTAAACTGGAAATCCCTGCTGTCATCTCAGCTAgatctgctgatgaagaactCCACTCTACTGCGCTCCGACACCATCACCGTGAGTAACCATGAACCATGAGTCAGCACATACTCATAATATGCTTAGAAACCATAGAAAAAGAAGCTTCAGAACTTGCGTGAAAATCATCatattttcttcagtatcaatCATACCATATTGGACCATATACCATTTTGCATCGAATCGTATCATATCGTATCTTACTGACCACAGCagatgatgtaaaaaaaaaatcctccccTAGAGTTTGGTATTAATAACATCTTGACGTTATTAGCTTTAAATTCaaacccctctctctctctctttctctctctctctctctctctctctctctctctctgtgtgtcaggtGGAGGACTCTCTACCTGCTCTCTCACTTCAGATCAATGTTCCCATCCTCTCGCTCTCCCTTAGTGTGTTGCTGATCTTGGCGgcagtttttctctttctggcCTTCAAACGTacgttttctcttttttatccTTCGTGTCTCCATACCAGAGTTTGGTCACATGATATGAAGAAAATATTGTTTGTTAACTTTGCAaacaaaatatgattttttaagctgacaggctgcagaTTTAATTTGTCAAATTTTATCTCTTTCTCCAGGTGGAATATACAGAAGAGCCTTGAAGACCGGCTGGTGAGTTCAACACAGATTGTTTCTCAAATTCTCTCTTTAAAGTTATTAAATGCTAAACTCGCCTGTACAATATATTGTAAGAATCTATCAGAGCTGTTGTTTGACGAGTGTCTGttggcttttcttttctgctccagTTTCTCCTCTGAGGAACCTCCTCACATCATCTATGAGATCCGGATGAGAAGACCAGTGCAGGAGAACATCTACACTCTGGACTAGAGAGACTAGCCTCATTCACACCTGGACCACAGATAAACTGATTTTCCTTACAGCAAgattaaataaatcaaacatccacacacgcacattctTATATGAAGCTACATGTGTTTGGCCGAGTGGGTGCTGGTTTACAGTACATTTCGTTCAGTGTGCAAAATAATAAGATGGCAATCAGGGGATCCCATGTCGTGGGCAGTACTTGTGCAGTAAAATCAGCCACATGCTACAGTAACAACACAATTTTTATTCTgtatgcaggaaaaaaaatattaaaaattaatattaaaatgatCTTCTGTCCAGAGTCCTGCACATTTCCAAATTTGCAAACCTgcttcacagctgcagttcTCTGCATGACAACCGACAAGTCACAATTATCTGTGAATAAATTCttatgtctgtcctgtctgcaaCATGGCCAGTAGACACCTCTCTAAACCACCACTGTATACCTTCATCAGCTATTTAAATCTTCCATGACACTGGGATTTGACTGTTAACAGACTGTGCTGTTCTGAAAGATCAACAGTTTTTACACTGAAATCACTTGtagatcagcagcagctctccaaATCTCATGTTTATTATTCTGGTTTGCAGAACCGCAGAGTTTACAGCTAGTACTGGTTTCCATCtctttgaaaaaataaaattagtTTGAGACCCCTGCCCTTAAAGGTATTAATTAGGGTGTCTATGAGCCCTGAGACCCCTTGCATTTCGCACACTGACTTAATTCTGCATGCAACTGTTGTCTGTTGAGATGTTTTCTGAGCAGGatgcggctgctgctgctgctgctgctgctgctgctgctgctgctgctgttgtactttgtgttttattggtgTTTCTTGTGGTTGTAACCTGCCTGAACTTTGTCAAAACAAGCtgaataaaaatcaatcaaaatgcaGATATCTGTGTGTGAATCCAAGGAGGAATCAAGGAAGCTGGTTGAGAAAGTTGAGAAAGTTGAGAAAGGTTTatgcctctcatccaagaggcttgATCAGTTCTGACTGACTGGTTGGGAGGCCTGGTGTCCAGTTTACCTTGAGGGCTCATGGTAATCCGGACGTCTGGAAATTTTTACAAACACCATTCCAGACAGGTACGAAAGAGTAATTTCttatacaataaaaacacacatttgaataaatattttagcTAGtgtatatttaacatttttgtaAGAATTTCTAGATTGTTCTTAACTGATAAAGCCCAAAATGGCTTTGAGCAACTGAGAAAACTGGTAATTAACTAACtcatgttgtctttgtcttccaTGTCAGAATTTGAATTCATGCTGATATATACGTTGAGttatagtagtagtagtagtagtagtagtagtagtagtagtagaagcaGTAGCATAACCTCGCTGATGTGGTTTTGTGCctaaaaaaaagcatgtggCCCTGGAGTAACCCTGGAGCGCCCCCTTATggataaagaaaacatttcacctCTGCCCCTGCTGCAGCTTACTGGCATTAGTCATTTTGCTTTCAAATCTGGGTAAGCCAACTCATCTTCAATATTATACAATGTAAATATTACTGTTATTAAATATAAAGCATTTTGGTTTGAATCCTGTACAATgtattatgtgtttgtgtcattttgaaaCAGCCCATGCTCGTGCTCGTGTTTTGCGCTTTTAATTTGAAGTCGAAGTTTAGTCATCTAAACCGGATGTAGGTTGATTCCACGTTGTTAATTTGGTTGTTATTGTCACCTTGTTGTAGCTTCCGACAGTGAAAGCTAAAACGGTCAAGACATATTCTATCGCAGAACGTTGTCACAACAGCGGTTTATATACTCGTTAAGAAAGATTATTGTAGCTTCGGCTGTCAGAAGTTTCCGTAGTGTAGTGGTTATCACGTTCGCCTAACACGCgaaaggtccccggttcgaaacCGGGCGGAAACATTGTTTTAATTTTCTTAGTTACTGTATCACATTATGCGATGGCTTAACAAATTAAGTATCATAACCGCACAACCACACCGCGGTATTCTCATATTCATTGGCCAAGAGACAGCAAATACACTTAAGTTATGAGATGACAAATACACATAATCCTATGTGTCATATGCAAAAGAATTACAATGAAACAAATGTTGGCAATGAAAGTAAacgagaaaaagaaaatctaagACATACGATATAAAATAATGCAGAAATTAGAACATAGAAATAAAATATCACAtgcataaaacagaataaaataaaatacacgaTACATATAATACAGTGGTAGACTGGTGTATAATAGTGATAAAATTAGTAAGCGTTCAGTCCACAGATGTGCAGTAATCTAAATGTATTTGCTTATTCAGAACCAGTTTTGGACATGTAAGATCAGGATTTAGATAATTAATGCACATAAAGTAAaagaaacatactgtataatttTTCTAGACTTCTGATGTTGCCACAGAAAGAATGTTTTTGCTCTCCGTCAGAAGAAGGCTGGTCAAAAGGTAAATGCCTGGTTAAGTTGATGTTTGACTCGTGCCCATCCTCCTGCCATCAGATTTTAGCCAGTGATATTTTAGTATTTCCTACAGTGATCCTAGAACTGACCACCAGTGATCCTAGAACTGACCACCTTGTCTCTTTTTATTAAGCAGCTGAAATGTCATTAAGTGATAAAATCGCAGTGGTGACTGGAGCAGCGCGTGGGATAGGGAATGCAGTGGCAGAAATATTCCTACAAAATGGTGCCAAGGTAAAGTTTAGCCTCATTTATGCACATTTATACAGTTTTGTGGGGCAcctgtatttgtttattgtgCATCATCGCAGCATTACAGATAAGTAAGAATCAAAGAGCCAGCAGTTTTGTAATGAACGTGTAGACTTGAAAACCAGGGTGAAGCAGAGTTATTTAAGAATGAGCCACTGTTTGATTCACAGTTGCATGCAATTGTAAATTGTTTATTAGTTCATCCTTTTGTATATTTTGCCTCGTGTGCTTTTAAAGCATTACAGGCTGTATGTCTGGCAGTTTATTGTAGCTTAGATATGCGTTAGGGTACTTGTTTTTTAAAATAGTATAGTTTCTACAGCTCTGCATCCATTTGGAACTGTGTGGAAGCAAAGTCCAGCCGTAAAAGTCAGGGGACGCAGGCTCAGCCATGCAAGGTCCTGTCTTGCTCTCTGATGCACCTTCATGTGAACAGGTGGTACTCCTGGATGTGAATGAAACTGCAGGGAAAAGTTTGAAGGCAGCCTTCGACAGACAGTACAGACAGGACAGAACGTTGTTCCTGATCTGTGATGTTGAGTCAGAGGAACAGATCAAAGGTAAGACAAAGGTATGCAGTCCAtgttaattagtaaatgtaTTGTGATTCATTGGCAGAGTTAGACAAGGGTGAGGATCAGGCATCTCAACTACATATTATTATTTAACAGAGAACCCAACATATATTATGTAAATACAACAGTCAGTGCACCATGGGGCATGTCCTTCAAGTACATTCACATTTGGtaaccacacatacacacacacacacacacacacacacacacacacacacacacacacacacacacacacacacacacacacacacagcacacactctgaAGGCCAAGTCTTATatcaagtttttatttttagacctggaaacacacacggTACTGTGCATATAGACTCTACAtttcttaattttttaaatttatttaatCAGGAAAACTCGTTGACGTCAAGATCTCTTTTTCAAGAGAGACCTGATGGCAGCAGAGGGAATAGAACAGAGATTAATCTCTTAAGAGGTCTCAAATTTAAAGTTTAATTCGTTCAATGGCATGA
This region of Chaetodon trifascialis isolate fChaTrf1 chromosome 16, fChaTrf1.hap1, whole genome shotgun sequence genomic DNA includes:
- the timd4 gene encoding T-cell immunoglobulin and mucin domain-containing protein 4, yielding MAAVSPRCCGTPQTFIIVLFVLSGGHFSSVSCFKVPEGGVASLSCQYSVKRFGLSRVCWGRGCGTFWCNNILVQTDENGVISKVADRYRLTGDVLDGQMDLDILNVRRTDSGPYCCRVDIDGIFNDKKVIMNLRVVKGLVTRTPPTTTMTATASRLTEPWTSTVNWKSLLSSQLDLLMKNSTLLRSDTITVEDSLPALSLQINVPILSLSLSVLLILAAVFLFLAFKRGIYRRALKTGCFSSEEPPHIIYEIRMRRPVQENIYTLD